DNA sequence from the candidate division Zixibacteria bacterium HGW-Zixibacteria-1 genome:
TATCGCCTTCCTTAATCTTCACATGCACCTTGACCGTGTCGCCTGGTTTGAAGATCGGGAGATTCTCCTTCATGTAACCCTTTTCAATCTGGGCAATCCGTTTCATTGATCTATCCTCTCAATTAGCTGTTCTTTTCGTTTTTCTTTAGTTTCTCAATATATTCTATATCGTTTTTATCCAGTTCTATCTCGTCCAGCAGTTCGGGACGGTTCTCAAATGTTTTCTTTATCGCTTCTTTCCTTCTGTACTCCTCAATCAATCTGTGGTTCCCGCCCAGCAGAATTTCCGGGACCCTTAATCCTTGAAACTCTTCCGGCCGGGTATAGACCGGGGCGCCGAGAATATTCTCGCTGTGCGAGTCGGCCATGGCCGATTCGAAATTGCCCAGCACACCGGGGATCAGCCGCACCACGGCATCGGTAATAACCGCGGCCGCCGCTTCGCCGCCGGTCAGGACATAATCGCCGATCGAAACTTCTTCTATCTCGTAAAGCGCCAGAATTCTTTCATCAACACCGAGATAGTGGCCGCATATTACAATCAGCCGATCAAGCAGCGAGTATCCGACCGCCTTTTCCTGTGTGAACTTCTTCCCGGCCGCCGAGGTGAGAAGAATCTTTTCGCCCTGGTTCGATTTGCCGGTGCACCCGAGGTCCTTCAGGCAGGCATAAAGCGGTTCGACTTTGAGGACCATGCCACCGCCGCCGCCGTACGGCGTATCATCGGCGGTGCGATGTTTATCGATAGCATAATCCCGCAGATCGATGATTCGTATGTCAAAGAGCTTATTCTCCAACCCGCGGCCGATAATCGACTGGCTGATGACCGAATCGAACCAGCCCGGAAAGAGAGTTACAATCTCAATCCTCATCCGGTGAGTCAAAAATGCCCTCCGGCGGATTTAATTCAATCAATTTATTCTCTATATCAACTTTCTTCACAAACTGCTTCACGGCCGGGAAAAACCTTCGTTTTCCATCTCCGTCTTCAATCACCCAGACATCATTGGCGGGGAATTCCTCGACAGCCGTCAGTTCCCCAAGCTCCCTGCCGCCGGTATCGACCACCTTGCATCCGACCAGGTCGAAATGATAATAGGCTCCATCCGGCAGCTCATCCAGATCAGTCCCTTTAATATACAGGTAAATGTTGGTCAGCAGCTTCGCCTGTTCGGGACTGTCGATCCCTGTTATCTTCATGGCCGGCCTTCCGGCAACGAACTGGATCGATTCCATTTCGATTTTCTTCCAGCCGGCTTCCGATTCCATCCAGAACGTTCCTTCTTTTTTGAAACGCTCCGGATTATCGGAAATCGGGATTACATATATTTCGCCGGATAAACCCCGGGGTCGACCGAATCGGCCCACGACGATATAATCCGGTTTATTGTTCAACTATTCCAGAATCTCCAAAACTGCTCTTTTGCCTTTCTTGGCCGAAATAGCAGCAATCAGCGTCCGAATCGACTTGGCGGTCTGTCCATGTTTGCCAATGACCTTACCGAGATCTCCTTGGCCGACGCGAAGCTCGTAAACAGTTGTCCGCGCACCCTGAACTTCAGTCAGGTCCACCTGATCAGGATTGTCAACCAGAGCTTTGACGATAGTAACGATGAACTCTTTCACAACAATCTCCTTTGTAGTAGCGGTTTCTGGTTTTAGTTACTGCTTGATAATGAGCACTAATACTGTTATTCTGATTTAGTTGCCTTCTTACTCTTACGCTTCTTGGGACGCTCAGTTATCGTTTCCGCCAGGGTCATTCCCGAGACATCCTCTCCCTTTTTCTGCAAATCATATTTTTTCAGAAACCCGACCTGCTTAAGCAGGCTCGAGACGGTATCAGAGGGAATCGCCCCGTGATCGAGCCAGTAGGTCATTTTATCCTCGAAGACCTTTATCGTGGCTGGTTTTTCAATCGGGTTATAAAAACCCAGGGTTTCCACAAATCTTCCGTCGCGGGGCATTCGAGAATCTGCCGCAACAAACCTGTAGGTCGGTCGTTTCTTCGCACCCAAGCGCTTCAGCCTAATCCGTACTGCCAAAATTCGGTACCTCCATCATCGTATTTCATCACATCTGGAAAGGGTTAGCCCCTTTCGGCAGACCTTTAATTTTGAATTTATTTACGTTCTTTATCATTTTTTGCATAGCGGCAAACTGTTTCAGGAGCAGGTTGACATTCTGGACCGAATTGCCCGATCCGGCGGCAATACGGCTCTTACGACTGCCGTCGATTACCTGCGGATTCTGCCTCTCATACGGGGTCATCGATTGAATTATCGCCTCGACTTTCCGCATTCCTCTCTCATCTATTTGTACGCCTTTGAGGGCCTTTCCGATCCCGGGAATCATGCCGATCAATGACTCCAGCGGCCCCATATTTTTGAGCTGCTGCATCTGATCGTAAAAATCCTCTAGTGTAAAAGCGTTTTTGCGGAGCTTCTTTTCCAGCTTCTCGGCTTGTTCGAGATTAATCGAACTTTGCGCTTTCTCGACCAGCGTCACGATATCGCCCATGCCCAGAATTCGCGACGCCATCCGATCCGGATGGAACGGTTCGAGGTCGGACAACTTCTCGCCGGTCGAAACCATCTTGATCGGGCAGCCGGTGACCCTTCGAATCGAGATGGCCGCGCCGCCGCGGGCATCACCATCCATCTTGGTCAGGACCACGCCGGTCAGGTCCAGTCGTTTATGAAACTGCTCGGCCAGATTGACCGCATCCTGGCCAGTCATGGAGTCGGCCACGAGAAGCATCTCATCGGGCGAAACTTTGGCCTTGATCTGATCCAGTTCGGTCATCAGTTCTTCATCGATATGCAGGCGGCCGGCGGTATCGAGAATGATCAGGTCAATAAAATTCTTCTGCGCATATTTTTTGGCTTCAAGGCAAATCTCGGGCGGCTTCTTGCCGTCAAGGCTGAAAACCTCGACCTCAATCGATTCGCCCAGCACTTTCAGCTGTTTGACCGCGGCCGGGCGGTAAATATCGGCCGCGACCAGAAGCGGCTTTTTGTTTTTGCGTTTGGCCTGAAGCGCCAGTTTGCCGGCCAGAGTCGTCTTGCCGGAACCCTGCAAACCGCAGAGCATATACACGGTTGGCGACTTATCGATCGGCGCCAGGGGGACCGCTTGTTCACCAAGCACCCGAACCAGTTCATCATGGACAATTTTGACAATCTGCTGACCCGGTTCGATCGACTTAAGAACGACTTCGCCGACTGCGGCCTGCTCGACCGATTTGACAAAATCCTTGACGACTTTATAATTGACATCCGCCTCAAGAAGCGCCCGGCGAACTTCACGGAGCGAATCCTGGATGTTCTTCTCCGTCAACTTCCCGGCGCCGCGAAGCTTCTTGAAAATGCCGTCAAATTTATCTACTAACTCACCAAACATATTTCAATACCATAAAACGCCAAAAAGGGGAAAATAAGGAAAAAAAGGCAAACTTCCCCTATTGGCAGAAAACCAATATATATAATTGGCTCAAAAGCGCAAGCGCTTTCTAACCCTTTATTTTACGAATAAATTCAGTGTAATCGGATGCCTTAAAAAACGAAGAGCCGCTTACCAGAATATCAGCGCCGGCTTTATGGAGCTCGGCGGCATTATCCAGCCCGACCCCGCCATCAACCATTATCTCAAATTGCAAGTCGTTGTCTTTGCGATATTTGGCGGCCGTTCGAATTTTATCATAAACATTATTGATAAAGGTCTGACCGGCAAAACCGGGATTGACCGACATCAACAGCAACAGGTCAATTTTGTCAAGATAGGGGTAAACCAATTCAATGCTGGTGGGCGGATTAAGCGTCAGTCCCGGCTTGGCGCCGCCCTTTCTTATTTTGTCGATCAGGGCCATGATTCTGGTCTCATCCGGCCGGTCGCCCAACACATAAACCCAGCGGCGCTCGCCGAGATCCCGCCGGATACCGTCTATTTCGAGATGAAACGTAATATAGTCAACCTTAAGCTTAAGGAAGTCATCGATATAATCCTCCGGTTCGGTCACCATCAGATGCGCGTCATGCGGCAGTGAGCAGGCTTCCACCGAAACTTTCGAGATGGCCGCGCCGAATGAAATATTGGGCGCGAAATGGCCGTCGATAATATCCAGGTGGATCATATCGGCGCCGGCCGCTTCGGCCTGTTTGACCTGCTCGCGGAGACGGCCGAAATCGGCGGCAAGAATGGATGGGGCGATTTTTAACATCCGTTATAAATTCCTATTTAGAATTCTATCTGCTTACGTGGAATATATTTTCAATTAAATTCAAAAGCCAGAATAAAATGGATGTGAACCTTTCAGAGGTATCTTTGTTATTTATCTCAAGTAATCAATAATTTCAAGCGGAGGATTAGCAATGTCAGATAATATACCGGCAATCGGAAGTAAGGCCCCGGCCTTTTCATTACCCAATCAGGACGGCAAAATCGTTAAATTAAATGTCTTCACCGGGAAATGGGTGGCTCTGTATTTTTACCCGAAAGATAACACTCCCGGCTGCACCACTGAAGCCTGCGAGTTCACTGACGGCCTCAAAAGTTTCGAGAAGCTCAATGCCGTCGTTCTCGGGGTTTCGCCCGATTCGCCCACAAGTCATCAGACATTTATAGAGAAGCAGAACCTCAAAATCACTTTATTGAGCGATTCCGACCGCAAGGTAATGATGCAATACGGCGCTTTCGGGACCAAGAAAATGTACGGCAAGGAAGTGCAGGGAGTAATTCGAAGCACTTACCTGATCGATCCGAAGGGGAAAATTGCTTATTCATGGAGCAATGTCAAAGCGGCCGGCCACGCCGACAAGGTCAAAGAGAAGCTGGCGGAACTGGCGAGATGAGCGCCGGCTTTCGAAAACAGTTTACAAATTTCTATGCATTACCGAAACGGGGCGGGTCAATCGACCCGCCTTTTTAATTGGATTTGATTTTATCAGTGATTGAATCTTGATGGCGCCGCGTTTGGTCAATCAGGGAGACAGGTTGCAACCCGGCAAGGTCTTTTCAGCCTTGGCTTTTAGTTCGTTTCGCATCCTTTCGATTACCATAATCAAGGCGCATTGATTTTTAACGAGACGGTAATAAGGCGCCGCCATTCGAGGATCAAGTCTAATATCACCATGGCACTCTTTGAAAAATCCCGAAATTATGCCATCGACAAAGAATGAATCCGAGAATATCTCATATATTTTTTTAATGTCATTCGTTTTTGATTTTTCAAAATCGTCCAAGGCATCGGCCAACTCCTGTTTATTCTCGAAACGAGTTCTTCCCCCCGCAAGAATTGAGGATCGGTAGCGATCCAGAAAACGCGCCACGACAAAGGCGCTGTCACGCGCACCGGAAAGATCATCCAGATAGACTCGCAGCACATCATTGAGCTTTCTATAAGACCGGCATTTCGGCAATTCACATTCAACCGCCCTGGAGTAGAAACGAATAGCATTTATTATATCATTCTTTATATAGTATAAATCGCCAAGCGCATTGAAAGCAGGCGTAAAGGTGGAATCATCATTAATGATCGCCCTGTACGCACATTCGGCCATCTGCAGTTCATTTTTGGTCTCATACGCCTGAGCCAAAGCAAAACGAATCTGGATGCCGTCACGATTAATTGCAAGAGCATTATGGTATTCTTTGACGGCCTCATCAATTTTGCCCATCGTAAACAATGCCTGACCGATATTGTAATGGGCCTCGGCCATGCTGCTGCTGTCGGAGGAATATGCGAGCGATTTGCGCCAGGCCCCGACAGCCTCAATTTCATTTGAAATCGGCTTATTATAAAGGGCATAACCGAGGTTTTGATATGCCAGCCCATAGCATGAATCAAGTTTTATTGCATATCGCAAAGCAGTTACGGCATTGTCGTACTGATTAAGCTTAATATAAACCATTCCAAGAGCATTATAGGCCTTCGCAAATGCGGAATCTTCACTAATTGCCTCATTCAACTCATTCAACGCCGCCCGCATATTGCCGTTCAAATAACAGAAGACTCCCCTTCTATATGAATCCGCCGCCGATTCTCCGGAAAAACAAATTTCGCGAGATAATGACAACAGCGCAAGGAATAGCAATAATGAGATTCTATATATTTTGACCATCCATTTATTCCTTCTTTATATCTTGCAGGCACCCGTATCCGGCCAATCCACGTGAGATATATTTCGATACAAGTTTATCAAAGAAGGCGGGAAATGAAACGCTGTCGGATTGCAGGTAGATAACTGTCCCGATTTCGGTGGTATTATAAAAATGTTTTCTATACTGCTCTTCTTTTACTTCCAGCGGAAAATCCAGATAATATCCTTTTTCAAGAATCATTATGCTGGAACGTCCCGATATTTCATTCTCTATATCGCCGATTAATGAGTGTTGATTACCCGTAAATTGCATCCAGCATAAAGGAACGGGGATTTTCTTAATTGGCATAATTCGAACATGTTTGGAATGACTTTTTGCAACTACCTGCAGACTATCTTCGCTGTATTTCACTTTAAATTGAGCCGTATCGCAATCATCAATCTTTACATATAAGTCAAAAACATGCGGAATAAGAGTATTTGCGGCGGAACGTGCCGCGACGCTTTTTGCGATGCAATTGATATTTACATAGACTGCGCTATCAACAACCATGATTTGGGAATAATAACCAAGGTTATGTAATACCACTTCTATAGTCAATTTATCTGTGGATGCGTTATGATTAATGATAATATCACAGCCGTCAAACGGCTCCGGATTAAGCGCCTTCCAATCATCTTTTTCTACAAAATGACTGCTTGACGGCGGCCTATTGCTTTGCGGATCATTGCTCTGCCCGTAGGCGAGATAACTAGATAACAGAGCAATGGTAAATATTATTATATATTTTCCAAAACCATTCAAAACATTTTTATATTTTGTCTCAAGGAACAATTTAGACCCCGTTCTGAATACAATTTTAATTTATAATGATTATTACATATTGCCCAAACAACAGTCGTGACAGAGGAGTCGAATCATTATTGCTTCTCGACACCGGTCTTTCCCCTGATGATTGGCGATGATTGGAAATGATGCAATTTCAATGATGATGACCGGCCCCGAAAGCCTGTCCGACCCTTAATCCACTTATCCCTTTACAATAATAACGTTATCGTTATCCATTATGTCAAAGAATATTTTCGTTTTGTCAAAAATCATTTATATTGACCGTAATTGTTTTGTATTTGAAGACGGAACAATAGCTTACGGAGAATTGTAAACCTCGACCCCGATACGGGTTGAGTCTCTTATGGACTACGAGTATTTCATAAAAAAGCCGGGTTGAGTAAACGCTCAATCCGGCTTCGGCGATTCGTACCGGCCGCTATATCCCCATCATCTGCCGGACGTATTTCGGGGGCGGGGTGCCGTAGGACAACAATTTGTCGTGGAACTCCTTCATGTTGAATCGGTCGCCCATCTTCGCCTGGTAGTCTTTCCTGATCCGGTTGATCTCGATATTACCGACATAGTACGATGATAGCTGCACCGACGACAGACAGGCACGGCGCCATTTCCCGGCCGCTTCGCCCTGCTCCTGGTAGCCCTCGTTCATCATCATATCCATCGCTTCCTGTTCGGTCATGCCGGCGGTATGAATTTTCCGGTCGATGATGGCGTTGATAAGCATCCGCAGGCGCATCTTGAGCATCTGCATTTTCAGTTCCGGCCCGCCGAAACCTGCGGCCACCATCACCTGCTCGGAGTAGGTCGCCCAGCCTTCGGAAAACGGCCCGGATCCGTAGATGACGCGCACCAGCGTGGGCGCCTTGAACTGGTTGGCGTGGGCCGCCTGCAGGTAATGCCCCGGCATGGCCTCATGCACCGTCAGGTCATAAAGCATGGTGTTATTGTACTCGCGGAAATATGAGGTCACCTGATTCGCATCCCAGTCGGACGGCGGCGGCGAGATGGAATAGAATGTCTTCTGCCCCTTTTCGAGCGGTCCCGGCGATTCGCAATAGGCGACTGCAAAACCGCGCTCGAATTCCGGCATGATGACCACCTCGACCGGCTCACCCGGCAATGTCACCAGTTCTTTATCGCGGACAAAGTCTTCCGCTTCCTTCAGGCAGGCGGTGGCGCACTCGACAATATTGCCGGCATCGGGGTGATCCTCGGCCATTCGGTCAAGAACCGCCTTGACCACTTTTTTCCGGTCGGCCAGGCTTTTCGAATCGCTCTTTTTGGGGAAATACTGTTTGTACAGCGGCAGAGCTGTTTGATAAATCTCTTCCTGGGTGGCAACCATTTCCTCCTCGGCCATCCGGAGAATATCTTCCATGGTCAGATCGGTTTGGAGCCGGTGATGCATCTTGCGGCGGTACATATCCTCGCCTATCCGGAAATCGCCGTTCGAGCGCGGCAGAAGATCCTTTGCGAGCCATTCGGCATAAGTCTCCAATGCCGCCACGGCTTCTTTTTGCACCGGTTCTATTTCCGCCTTCATCTCAGGGACAGAGTCCAGCCAGGCATTGAGGTCATTTTTGACCAGATTGATGGTTCCTTTTATCTGTATCAGGGCGGTTTCGGTCTGGATTTTCGGCGGATTTTTCAGATTGGTCTTGGCCTGTTCCAGTAATCCGGGGACAGCCTGAAGTCGCCCCTTGACACTCTTGAGCCGTTCGGCCAGCGGCGCAAAGTCATTAATCAACAGGGTGTAGATAGCTCCACCCGGATTGTAGCGGCCGGGAGCCCATTCGTAGGCCCGAACCGTATCATCATCGAAAATTCCTGCTTTTATTCCATCGACCAGCAGAGCATAGTCGATTTTGTTGGTATCGTTCAATTTTGCGGGATCGAAGGTCTTTAACGAATCCAGATAGGCAAGATCGTGAGTCATATTCTTCGCGATATTTTCCATGCTGTAATCATTCAGCCGGTGGTCATAGCGGTGGTCGCCGAGTTCGGTGGCCCACTCGGGATTCATTTCGATCATTTTTTCGATATAGCGGTTGGCCAGTTGTTCAAACCGGACGTCCTCGCTTAAGGGCTGGGCGCAGGATAACAGCGCCGCTGCCAGGAATAATAAGAAGATAAAATAATTGTGCCTCATGTTTCCTCTCCAGTCGTGTTGTTATAAAATTTATATGAAGATAATTATGGCAAGGCGGCAAAGCAAATAGAATTTGCCGGATCGGCTGGGGCACCGCTCGAAATAGTATTAGGAATTTCTTGCATTTATTCGCGTATTATTTATAATGTTGAGTTATCATCCAGGGAGTGTTGTTTATGAATAACAAATTGACCGGATACGTTATTGCATTTTTTCTGTTTACCATAATTATTTTAATCTCCTGTGCCACGCTGGGATCCAAGGTCAGGGTTCAACAACCCGAAACGCTGAAACAGCTAAAATGCATTGTACTCACCGAGCCGGTGTTGACGCAGAAATCAGGGGAAACCGTAACTGCCGCCACTGATGAAACCTGGCACGAACTTGTCGACACCAGATTCCTGTATGCTCTTGAAGAAAACGGGCTGGTCGATTTCATCTGCGACGATGACCTGAAAGATGTTATAAATAATGCCACCAAAGATCAGGCTGATCTGGATCGGTATCACCAGGCTATCGAGCGGCCCGTTGCAAACGCCGAAGCCATCCTGAAGACCAAGATGGAAATCAGACTGAAGGACGACAATAAAGGCGATTCATATGTAACAATGCAACTGCATGATGCAAATACCGGCGGAATCATCCTCGAGATTGAATTCAATACCATGTGGGGCAAGGGCTATGTCAATAAGCCGACCACACTGATGACGATCAGGGACGGCATCAGCGGCGCCGTTAAACTGCTGGCTGATCAACTAAGAAAATAATTCACTGAAATCAAATATTCCCGAACTGCCCGTATCCGGATCCGGGTTTTCTATGTAAGTCTAATCCTTTCTCGGATAGATGATAATTATCGGCATTGATGCATGCGCGAAAACCCTCTGGTTGGGAAAATAAATGGCATAGGGATAGCTCCCGAACATGTTAAAATCGGCCGGGACCAGCGCCGATGCCTTATTGTCAGGTTCGATCGAAAGCATATTTGTCCCGAAAATACGCTCATCGGGAAATATGATTACGGCCGGGTCCCGAGTAAGATTATTAAACGTGACCGTGTCGCCGGGATACAAAGTTATCTGACCGGGCGCGACCGTAAAACTGCTGCCATCGGACACAATGGCCGCCAACTGATTATTGACGGTAACGGGATCAATCATCTGCGGACCCTCCTTGCAATGATGGGTTGACTGCACCGATTTAAAGATTGGCGTCAGAAAATATTAATGGTTTTGACTTTCCTTAAATTTATACGCCGGATATATCGATCATCGTGGGCTATTTGAGCCCGTTTCGAAATGATTTTCAAACCGCGCATCAGCCAGCAATCCCTTTAATTCAGGCAGGCATTTCACAAAAGTAAACGGGTAGCCGCCGTCAAGCGCCTTCATAATCAATTTCAGGGCCTTGTCACGGAATCCAAGTTTTTCAAAAACAACACCGGCGCGGGCCAT
Encoded proteins:
- a CDS encoding tRNA (guanosine(37)-N1)-methyltransferase TrmD; this translates as MRIEIVTLFPGWFDSVISQSIIGRGLENKLFDIRIIDLRDYAIDKHRTADDTPYGGGGGMVLKVEPLYACLKDLGCTGKSNQGEKILLTSAAGKKFTQEKAVGYSLLDRLIVICGHYLGVDERILALYEIEEVSIGDYVLTGGEAAAAVITDAVVRLIPGVLGNFESAMADSHSENILGAPVYTRPEEFQGLRVPEILLGGNHRLIEEYRRKEAIKKTFENRPELLDEIELDKNDIEYIEKLKKNEKNS
- the rimM gene encoding 16S rRNA processing protein RimM yields the protein MNNKPDYIVVGRFGRPRGLSGEIYVIPISDNPERFKKEGTFWMESEAGWKKIEMESIQFVAGRPAMKITGIDSPEQAKLLTNIYLYIKGTDLDELPDGAYYHFDLVGCKVVDTGGRELGELTAVEEFPANDVWVIEDGDGKRRFFPAVKQFVKKVDIENKLIELNPPEGIFDSPDED
- a CDS encoding RNA-binding protein is translated as MKEFIVTIVKALVDNPDQVDLTEVQGARTTVYELRVGQGDLGKVIGKHGQTAKSIRTLIAAISAKKGKRAVLEILE
- a CDS encoding 30S ribosomal protein S16, with the protein product MAVRIRLKRLGAKKRPTYRFVAADSRMPRDGRFVETLGFYNPIEKPATIKVFEDKMTYWLDHGAIPSDTVSSLLKQVGFLKKYDLQKKGEDVSGMTLAETITERPKKRKSKKATKSE
- a CDS encoding signal recognition particle protein encodes the protein MFGELVDKFDGIFKKLRGAGKLTEKNIQDSLREVRRALLEADVNYKVVKDFVKSVEQAAVGEVVLKSIEPGQQIVKIVHDELVRVLGEQAVPLAPIDKSPTVYMLCGLQGSGKTTLAGKLALQAKRKNKKPLLVAADIYRPAAVKQLKVLGESIEVEVFSLDGKKPPEICLEAKKYAQKNFIDLIILDTAGRLHIDEELMTELDQIKAKVSPDEMLLVADSMTGQDAVNLAEQFHKRLDLTGVVLTKMDGDARGGAAISIRRVTGCPIKMVSTGEKLSDLEPFHPDRMASRILGMGDIVTLVEKAQSSINLEQAEKLEKKLRKNAFTLEDFYDQMQQLKNMGPLESLIGMIPGIGKALKGVQIDERGMRKVEAIIQSMTPYERQNPQVIDGSRKSRIAAGSGNSVQNVNLLLKQFAAMQKMIKNVNKFKIKGLPKGANPFQM
- a CDS encoding ribulose-phosphate 3-epimerase, coding for MLKIAPSILAADFGRLREQVKQAEAAGADMIHLDIIDGHFAPNISFGAAISKVSVEACSLPHDAHLMVTEPEDYIDDFLKLKVDYITFHLEIDGIRRDLGERRWVYVLGDRPDETRIMALIDKIRKGGAKPGLTLNPPTSIELVYPYLDKIDLLLLMSVNPGFAGQTFINNVYDKIRTAAKYRKDNDLQFEIMVDGGVGLDNAAELHKAGADILVSGSSFFKASDYTEFIRKIKG
- a CDS encoding thioredoxin-dependent thiol peroxidase, coding for MSDNIPAIGSKAPAFSLPNQDGKIVKLNVFTGKWVALYFYPKDNTPGCTTEACEFTDGLKSFEKLNAVVLGVSPDSPTSHQTFIEKQNLKITLLSDSDRKVMMQYGAFGTKKMYGKEVQGVIRSTYLIDPKGKIAYSWSNVKAAGHADKVKEKLAELAR
- a CDS encoding DUF885 domain-containing protein; translated protein: MRHNYFIFLLFLAAALLSCAQPLSEDVRFEQLANRYIEKMIEMNPEWATELGDHRYDHRLNDYSMENIAKNMTHDLAYLDSLKTFDPAKLNDTNKIDYALLVDGIKAGIFDDDTVRAYEWAPGRYNPGGAIYTLLINDFAPLAERLKSVKGRLQAVPGLLEQAKTNLKNPPKIQTETALIQIKGTINLVKNDLNAWLDSVPEMKAEIEPVQKEAVAALETYAEWLAKDLLPRSNGDFRIGEDMYRRKMHHRLQTDLTMEDILRMAEEEMVATQEEIYQTALPLYKQYFPKKSDSKSLADRKKVVKAVLDRMAEDHPDAGNIVECATACLKEAEDFVRDKELVTLPGEPVEVVIMPEFERGFAVAYCESPGPLEKGQKTFYSISPPPSDWDANQVTSYFREYNNTMLYDLTVHEAMPGHYLQAAHANQFKAPTLVRVIYGSGPFSEGWATYSEQVMVAAGFGGPELKMQMLKMRLRMLINAIIDRKIHTAGMTEQEAMDMMMNEGYQEQGEAAGKWRRACLSSVQLSSYYVGNIEINRIRKDYQAKMGDRFNMKEFHDKLLSYGTPPPKYVRQMMGI